The Longimicrobiaceae bacterium genomic interval GAGGCGGTCCAGCGCCGCGGGCGTGCGCGCGGAGAGCACCAGCGCCTGCGGGCGCGCGTCCACCGCCTGCGGCCGCGGCGCGCTCGGCGCCTCCTCCAGCACCACGTGCGCGTTGGTGCCGCCCACCCCGAAGGAGCTCACGCCTGCGCGGCGCGGCACCCCCGCGGGAGGAGCCCACGGGCGCAGCCGGTCGTTCACGAAGAAGGGGGAGTGGGCGAAGTCGATCCGGGGGTTCGGCTGCTCGAAGTGGAGCGAGGGAGGGATCTCCGCGTGCTCCAGCGTCAGCACGGCCTTGATGAGGCTGGCCACCCCCGCGGCGGCGTCCAGGTGGCCGATGTTGCTCTTCACCGAGCCCAGCGCGCAGAAGTGGCGCGCGGAGGTGTCGAACGCCCGGGTGAGCGCCGTCACCTCGATGGGATCGCCCAGCGGGGTGGCCGTCCCGTGCGCCTCCACGTAGCCGATCGTCTCCGGCGGGACGTCGGCCACCGCGTGGGCCAGCGCCACCACCTCGATCTGCCCCTCCACGCTGGGCGCGGTGTACCCCACCTTCTGGGCGCCGTCGTTGTTGATGGCGGAGCCCAGGATCACCGCGTGCACGTGGTCCCCGTCCGCAAGGGCGTCGCTCAGCCGCTTGAGCACCACCACCCCCACCCCGCTCCCGCCCACCGTCCCCTCCCCGCGCGCGTCGAAGGCGCGGCAGCGCCCGTCCGGGGAGAAGACCCCGTCGCGGGCCATGTACCCGCCCGTGAGCGGCACGCTCACCGAGACGCCGCCCGCCAGCGCCACGTCGCACTGGAAGTCCTGCAGGCTCTGGCAGGCCAGGTGCACCGCCACGAGCGAGGTGGAGCACGCCGTCTGCACCGACAGGCTGGGGCCGCGCAGGTTCAGCTTGTACGAGACCAGCGTCGCGAGGAAGTCCTTGTCGCTGCGGATGCGGTTCACCAGCAGGTCGGCACCCCGCATCCCCTGCCGCGCCACCACGTTCAGCAGGTAGGTGTTCATGTTGGTGCCCGCGAAGACGCCGATCGGCCCGGTATAGCCGAACGGGTCGCACCCGGCGTGCTCCAGCGCCGCCCAGGCCTGCTCCAGGAAGAGGCGGTGCTGCGGGTCCATCAGCTCGGCGTCGCGCGGCGTGAACTCGAAGAAGTCCGCGTCGAACAGGTCGGCGCCCTCCGTCGCGCCGAACGCCTTCACGAAGTCGGGGCGGCGGAGCAGCTCCGGGGTGACGCCCGCCGCCAGGAGCTCCTCGTCCGAGAAGAAGGAGATCGACTCCACTCCCTCCCGGAGGTTGCGCCAGAACTCCTGCACGTTCTCCGCGCCCGGGAGCCGGCACGCCATGCCGACCACCGCGATCCGTTCCGGGCCTTCGTAGGTCTCGTTGCTCATGAACCGTTCTACAGGTGGTGCGGCGCCTCAGCGCTGCCGGGAGAGCTTCTGCTGCCGTGCCCGCGCCTGCGCCCGCCGGAGCAGCTCGGCGCTGCCGGCGTCCGCCGCGACGGGTGCGGCCGCGGCCGTCGGGCGGCGCGCGTATAGATTGTAGAGGAGCGAGCCGGTGTAGAGGTCGTCCTGCTCCGCGACGACCTCGAACCCGTAGCGGTCCAGGAGAGCGGTGACCTGCCCGAGCGCCCCGTCGATGTCGTGCACTTCCAGGACGAGCTGGCGGATCTTCGGCCAGTCGGCGGCCTCGATCCCCTCCAGCACCTGCATCTCGCTCTTCTGCACGTCCACCTTCAGGAGGTCGATGCGCTGCACCTGGTTCTCGTAGATCACCTGGGAGAGGGGCTTGAGGACGCACCGGAAGGTCTCGGCCCGGAAGCGCTCCTCCAGCAGGTCGTCCGCGTGCCGGAGAACGCCCTCCATCCCCTCCATTCCCTGCTCGAGCTGGTTCTCCATGATGGCGCGGAGCACCTCCCGCTCCTCTTCCAGGCGGGGGTGGAAGGTGGACATCCCCGGGCTGTTGGGATAGAAGGTGAACTCCGCCTCGCGCGCGGTCTCCGCGATCCCGTAGTTGAAGAGCCTCGCGCCGGGCGCGTAGCGGGAGGCGTTGATGCGCAGGATCTCGAAGAGGCGCGGCGCCGGCTCGAAGGAGTGCGAGGTGACGGACCGGCCCAGGCTGTGCACGAAGAGGGTGAAGGTCCCGATGTTCGCCCCCACGTCGAAGACCACGTCTCCGTCCTCCACGGTGAGCCCGTGGCGGAGGTACACGTGCTTCTCGAAGATGTCGTGGTAGAAGTACCGCGCCTCGGCCTTGCTCTGGTAGACGACCTCGTAGCCGTTGGAGAGGAGCAGGGTCCGGCGGCGCCAGGGCTCGGGGATCGGGGGCGGCTCGCTCATCATCTCTGCGCTGAGGGTACGGGCCGGTTCATCGCCCGCGGACCGGGAGCGGTCTGCAGGGCCTGGCGCGGGAGGAGCCCCCCCGGCGGGCGTTTCCGAGAATTTGATACAAAATAAGACAGGACTTACGGATACGCAACCGTTCGGCGCGTGGCGCACACGGCCGGGTGCGTCAGCTCCGGCCGCGGCGCAACGCGATGAGCGCCTCCACGGACCGGGGCCGCGGCCGTCCGGTGTTCGCCTGCCGCGCGAACTCGGGGGTCACGCCGTGGTCGCGGAGCCGCCGCAGCTCCCGGGCCGAGAGGGCGGGATACCCCGCCTCCGCGAGACCGCGGGCGTAGGCGGGCGTGACTCCGTGGTCGTACATCCGGACCAGCACCCCGAGCGACCCGAATCGGTACCCCTGCGCACCCATCTCCCGGAGGTACTCCGCCCCGACCCCGTGCCGGGCGGCGCGGACCAGCTCGGGGACGCCGGGGTCGGCGTACCCCTGCGCCCGCAGCTCGTCGAGGAAGTCCCGCCCCAGGCCGCCGACGGCCAGCCAGAACTGCTGGCCCGGCGACGGACGGCCCGCCCCGCGCCGCTCCAGCAGTTCCGCGAGCCCCGGGTCCGCGGCGAACGTCCAGCGGCCCGCCCCGCGCCCGTCCCGCAGGGCGCCCTCGAAGGTGAAGGTCCCTGCCTCGCGGCGGAGCCGCCCGGGCACCTCCAGCTCCCCGGGGCGTACCGAGAGCCTCACCGTCCCGCCGGCCGGGTCGCCGGCGCGGTACCGGAGCCGCAGGTGCACCGTCCCCGGCGGGGAGTCCTTCCCCGTGACCTCGGTCTCCCAGGCTCCCGAAAGCGCCTGCTGCGCCCGCCCGGAGCCGGGGAGGAGGCCGCAGATGAGCACGGCGAGCGCGCTGGCGGCGGTGAAGGCGGACATGGTCGCATCTCCTTGGTTGGGGGTGGAAGCGCCGTTCCGCGCGCTACCGCCGCGCGGGGCGCCCGCGGGCCTGCCGCTGCCGCTGGGCGCGCGCCCGCACCTCGTCCAGCTTGTGGGCGTCGCCGTCGTCCTCCCGGGAGAGGTAGTCGGCCAGGGCGGCGATGGTGGGGTAGCGGAACAGGTCCACGATGGTCACCGGGCGCGCCAACCTCTGCTCCAGCCCGCGGTGCACCGCGGCCAGGCGGAGCGAGGTGCCGCCGAGCTCGAAGAAGTTGTCCTGGACCCCCACCCGCTCCAGGGAGAGCACCTCCTTCCAGACCTCGGCGATCACCTGCTCCAGCTCGTTCCGCGGCGGAGCGTGCTCCGCCCCGGAGGCAAGCGCCGCCTGCGCCACCCGGGGGAGCGCCCTGCGGTCCACCTTCCCGTTGGGGGTCAGCGGCATCCGCTCCACCACCGCGAAAGCGGAGGGGATCATGTGCTCGGGGAGCCGCTCCGCCAGGTAGCGGCGCAGCGCGCCGGCCGAGGGGACGCCGCCCGCGCGCGCCCCGCCGTCGGCGGTGGTCCAGCGCTGGAGCGGAACCGCCTCGCCGCGCCGCTTGGCGTACACCATGTACACGTACTCGCCGCCGCCGTCGGCCTCTGCCTCGCGGATCGTCACGTGCCGGTCCACCAGGTGGTCGTAGCCCCGGCGGTCGAGCAGCCCGAGCACCTGCTCCAGGAGCGCCTCGGTGTCCACCTCCACGACCAGCTGCCGGATGCGCGGCCAGACGTCGTCGCCGATCCCCAGGAGGACGTCGTACTCGCTCTTCTCCACGTCGATCTTGAGGAGGTCGATCCGCTCGACGCCCTCCTCCCGCACCACCTCGGAGAGGGTGCGGATGGGGCAGTCGAAGGTCTCGCTCCGGAAGCGCTCCTCCAGCAGCGCCTCCACGTGCGCCTCGGTGACGTGCCCCGCCACCTCCTGCGCCAGGGAGCCGCTCCCCTCCTCCAGCCAGCTCCGGATCACCGAGCGGGTGACGGCCCGGTCGCGCTCCACGTCCGCGTAGCGCCCCGAGAGGCCGGTGGAGTTCGGATAGAAGGTGAACCGCGCCGTCCCGGAGGTCTCCGCCAGGCCGACGTTGAAGACGCGCGCGTCCAGCCCGTACAGCCGGGTGTTGGCCCGCAGCGCCGCGAAGGTGCTGGGGATCGGCTCGAAGGAGAGCGTGCGCACCCCCCGGGCCGCGGCGTGGGCGAAGAGGGTGAACATCCCGATGTTCGCGCCCACGTCCACCACGCAGGCGCCGTCCTCCAGCGTGATCCCGTGGCGCAGGTACACCTGCTCCTCCCAGATCTCCAGGTGAAGGCCGCGGGTGATGAAGTCCTGCTGGTGGGCCACCGTCATCCCACCCTCCAGCGTGTAGCGCGGGAGCCCCTCCAGGACCGCCTCCCGCTCCGCATCCGACCCCGCCGGGGCCAGCGCGCGCGGCGCGCGGGACACGGGCGACAGGTACGCCACGAGGCGGTGCTCCCCGCTCCCGTCGTCCTGCGCCGTCACCACCGCGTCGCGCACCGCGGGGTGCGACACCAGCGCGGCCTCGACCTCGCCGGGCTCGATG includes:
- a CDS encoding FkbM family methyltransferase, with the translated sequence MSEPPPIPEPWRRRTLLLSNGYEVVYQSKAEARYFYHDIFEKHVYLRHGLTVEDGDVVFDVGANIGTFTLFVHSLGRSVTSHSFEPAPRLFEILRINASRYAPGARLFNYGIAETAREAEFTFYPNSPGMSTFHPRLEEEREVLRAIMENQLEQGMEGMEGVLRHADDLLEERFRAETFRCVLKPLSQVIYENQVQRIDLLKVDVQKSEMQVLEGIEAADWPKIRQLVLEVHDIDGALGQVTALLDRYGFEVVAEQDDLYTGSLLYNLYARRPTAAAAPVAADAGSAELLRRAQARARQQKLSRQR
- a CDS encoding polyketide synthase; the encoded protein is MSNETYEGPERIAVVGMACRLPGAENVQEFWRNLREGVESISFFSDEELLAAGVTPELLRRPDFVKAFGATEGADLFDADFFEFTPRDAELMDPQHRLFLEQAWAALEHAGCDPFGYTGPIGVFAGTNMNTYLLNVVARQGMRGADLLVNRIRSDKDFLATLVSYKLNLRGPSLSVQTACSTSLVAVHLACQSLQDFQCDVALAGGVSVSVPLTGGYMARDGVFSPDGRCRAFDARGEGTVGGSGVGVVVLKRLSDALADGDHVHAVILGSAINNDGAQKVGYTAPSVEGQIEVVALAHAVADVPPETIGYVEAHGTATPLGDPIEVTALTRAFDTSARHFCALGSVKSNIGHLDAAAGVASLIKAVLTLEHAEIPPSLHFEQPNPRIDFAHSPFFVNDRLRPWAPPAGVPRRAGVSSFGVGGTNAHVVLEEAPSAPRPQAVDARPQALVLSARTPAALDRL